In Janibacter alkaliphilus, the following proteins share a genomic window:
- a CDS encoding DUF2339 domain-containing protein, which produces MSTTLDSVRHLEDEFAAAMTQMYAVGNDLARLRRTLADEQPAAAGPATAASSPPTSAAAASAPTTASPVAGAPRRPEWPAAPRPDQAAAPTAGAARPAAPAPAMAGPAPVAPGAAPAPGAARPGGTRITPPPLAAGPHGPVPPMPPPGLGAPQVPWWRRASIATVLAAVGGAITLIGVAFLVAIAIQMGLFGPAARVIAGGLLAAGLVGAGLLVAQRQRSTTGSVGLVGTGLAAAYLDILAVTRIYEWVPAAAGLVLAALVTGGGLLLARRWERELLGLLTVLGAAALAPAVGWPDGVLVGGFLVLLTAATWPVQIGHRWHLLELARVLPTSLVVLTLAPVSGDGEHRPLVLALLLMAIVLSTTLLGLRHGRLSPQLGALALVATLPALLAATLDDRWIGTVALLLVVAAHGLVAWLAPSVEALHLRLAEVSIATAGLASVLAAVRAGDSGQATATLLATVALAWVLITLVLRQPAVLATAAGTAAIALIAALPVMPQLLIRSLAEDTTLADLLTVLVITAALAVAALGGWRHGLERALLMTLGGSALFATGAVAILAATLLGQRLGSAEAGFVAGQATATVLWLAAAAAMLVIGTRRSIEPLVPASLLLAAGCAGKLILFDLAFLDGIARVASFIVGGLLLLVMGVGFASLLDRDRGPKQGPGGPTGAAPGHPGGPTGAAPGGPTGAAPGGPVENFAAVPPIRPTF; this is translated from the coding sequence ATGAGCACCACTCTCGACTCCGTGCGGCACCTCGAGGACGAGTTCGCCGCGGCGATGACCCAGATGTACGCCGTCGGCAACGACCTCGCCCGGCTGCGCCGCACGCTCGCGGACGAGCAGCCGGCCGCCGCCGGACCGGCCACCGCCGCCTCGTCGCCCCCCACGAGCGCAGCCGCCGCGTCCGCACCCACGACCGCCTCCCCCGTCGCCGGAGCACCGCGACGCCCGGAGTGGCCGGCCGCCCCCCGCCCGGACCAGGCCGCCGCCCCGACGGCCGGAGCAGCCAGGCCCGCCGCCCCGGCCCCGGCCATGGCCGGTCCTGCCCCTGTCGCCCCCGGCGCCGCACCCGCACCGGGCGCGGCCCGACCGGGCGGCACCCGGATCACGCCGCCCCCGCTCGCCGCCGGCCCCCACGGCCCGGTCCCGCCCATGCCTCCCCCCGGCCTCGGCGCCCCGCAGGTGCCCTGGTGGCGCCGGGCGAGCATCGCCACGGTGCTCGCCGCGGTCGGCGGCGCGATCACCCTCATCGGCGTCGCCTTCCTCGTGGCCATCGCCATCCAGATGGGTCTCTTCGGCCCGGCCGCCCGCGTGATCGCCGGCGGGCTGCTCGCGGCCGGACTGGTCGGCGCGGGCCTGCTGGTCGCCCAGCGTCAGCGCAGCACCACCGGGTCGGTGGGTCTGGTCGGCACCGGCCTGGCCGCCGCCTACCTCGACATCCTCGCCGTGACCCGGATCTACGAGTGGGTCCCGGCCGCGGCCGGCCTGGTCCTGGCCGCCCTCGTCACCGGCGGCGGGCTGCTGCTCGCCCGGCGCTGGGAGCGCGAGCTGCTCGGTCTGCTGACCGTGCTCGGGGCGGCCGCGCTCGCCCCCGCCGTCGGCTGGCCGGACGGGGTCCTCGTCGGCGGCTTCCTCGTGCTGCTCACCGCCGCCACCTGGCCGGTCCAGATCGGTCACCGCTGGCACCTGCTCGAGCTCGCCCGGGTGCTGCCGACCAGCCTGGTCGTGCTCACCCTGGCGCCGGTCTCCGGCGACGGCGAGCACCGCCCGCTGGTGCTGGCGCTGCTGCTCATGGCGATCGTGCTCAGCACCACGCTGCTCGGCCTGCGGCACGGACGGCTCTCCCCGCAGCTCGGGGCCCTTGCCCTCGTCGCGACCCTGCCCGCGCTGCTGGCGGCCACCCTGGACGACCGGTGGATCGGCACCGTCGCGCTGCTGCTCGTCGTCGCCGCCCACGGGCTGGTGGCATGGCTCGCCCCCTCGGTCGAGGCGCTGCACCTGCGCCTGGCCGAGGTGAGCATCGCCACCGCCGGGCTCGCCTCGGTGCTGGCCGCGGTGCGCGCCGGCGACAGCGGCCAGGCCACCGCGACCCTGCTCGCCACGGTCGCCCTCGCCTGGGTGCTGATCACCCTCGTGCTGCGCCAGCCGGCGGTCCTGGCCACCGCCGCAGGGACGGCCGCGATCGCGCTCATCGCCGCGCTCCCGGTGATGCCGCAGCTGCTGATCCGCTCGCTCGCCGAGGACACCACCCTGGCCGACCTGCTGACCGTCCTCGTCATCACGGCCGCCCTGGCCGTGGCCGCGCTCGGCGGCTGGCGCCACGGGCTGGAGCGAGCACTGCTCATGACGCTCGGCGGCTCGGCCCTCTTCGCCACCGGCGCGGTCGCGATCCTGGCGGCCACGCTCCTGGGCCAGCGTCTCGGCAGCGCTGAGGCCGGTTTCGTGGCCGGGCAGGCCACGGCCACCGTGCTCTGGCTGGCCGCGGCGGCCGCGATGCTCGTCATCGGCACCCGACGCAGCATCGAGCCGCTCGTGCCCGCGTCGCTGCTGCTGGCCGCCGGCTGCGCCGGCAAGCTGATCCTCTTCGACCTCGCCTTCCTCGACGGCATCGCCCGGGTGGCCAGCTTCATCGTCGGCGGGCTGCTGCTGCTCGTCATGGGCGTCGGCTTCGCCTCGCTCCTGGACCGCGACCGCGGCCCGAAGCAGGGGCCCGGTGGCCCGACCGGCGCGGCCCCGGGGCACCCCGGCGGACCGACCGGCGCGGCCCCCGGCGGACCGACCGGTGCCGCCCCCGGCGGACCTGTGGAGAACTTCGCGGCGGTTCCGCCGATCCGGCCTACCTTCTGA
- a CDS encoding WXG100 family type VII secretion target, protein MGSTFAVSTDRLASSSTDTARISEEVESTVAAMMSRLISLQDEWTGSASGSFQDLVTEWRATQRQVKDSLDTIARVLGEAGEAYRETEDGVRASMGGR, encoded by the coding sequence ATGGGCAGCACCTTCGCGGTGAGCACCGACCGGCTCGCCAGCAGCTCGACCGACACCGCACGCATCTCCGAGGAGGTGGAGAGCACGGTCGCGGCCATGATGTCGCGGCTGATCTCTCTGCAGGACGAGTGGACCGGCTCGGCCTCCGGGTCCTTCCAGGACCTGGTCACCGAGTGGCGGGCCACCCAGCGCCAGGTCAAGGACAGCCTGGACACCATCGCTCGCGTCCTCGGCGAGGCCGGCGAGGCCTACCGGGAGACCGAGGACGGCGTCCGCGCCTCCATGGGCGGCCGCTAG
- a CDS encoding condensation domain-containing protein, with protein sequence MKRLTDHPTQGGQLLVLRPGHRGEPTPDERPPSFMQQQHLDLRRAMESRELHDASWLCISFSITGPLDREALVAAVRDWALRHEVMRGWFVDAPDRETGYARHAVAGDDLDLALVPHGEAVEPTDTHTAVDRLLTATCTPFDDLGWALLAVEQPERTVVYVGMDHVYSDGFSALVAFYELTAGYEARRSTGEAVEMPPTTSFVDHAATERVTFAEVSRRHPAVRSWLGYGLKGKGSLGSFPMPLGLAPGEKAWLVPGHHVLLVGEEAARLEQLAKDEGVGLAALVYAAFALTARDLAGARAYRFLNPVITRDTPELMLASGWLVNLIPIHVKVRRDDDLLGTALRVRQVFADAKVAAQVPVVRVVQLLGSTLGLDLQGDRRPPIVSYLDGRKIPGNETWVERDFYGLTGSGYDDDVNVWVNRTDEDLHVTCSVPDTPEAVANVARFFSHAGGLLRALVT encoded by the coding sequence ATGAAGCGCCTCACCGACCATCCCACCCAGGGCGGTCAGCTGCTCGTGCTCCGCCCTGGCCACCGCGGCGAGCCGACGCCCGACGAGCGGCCCCCCTCCTTCATGCAGCAGCAGCACCTGGACCTGCGACGGGCCATGGAGTCCCGCGAGCTGCACGACGCCAGCTGGCTGTGCATCTCCTTCTCCATCACCGGCCCGCTGGACCGGGAGGCGCTGGTCGCGGCCGTCCGGGACTGGGCGCTGCGGCACGAGGTCATGCGCGGGTGGTTCGTCGACGCCCCCGACCGGGAGACCGGGTACGCCCGGCACGCCGTCGCCGGCGACGACCTCGACCTCGCGCTGGTCCCCCACGGCGAGGCGGTCGAGCCCACGGACACGCACACCGCGGTGGACCGGCTGCTCACCGCGACGTGCACCCCCTTCGACGACCTCGGCTGGGCGCTGCTGGCCGTGGAGCAGCCCGAGCGGACCGTCGTCTACGTCGGCATGGACCACGTCTACTCGGACGGCTTCTCCGCGCTGGTGGCCTTCTACGAGCTGACCGCCGGCTACGAGGCTCGCCGCAGCACCGGCGAGGCGGTGGAGATGCCGCCGACCACCAGCTTCGTCGACCACGCAGCGACGGAGCGGGTCACCTTCGCCGAGGTCTCCCGACGTCACCCGGCCGTGCGCAGCTGGCTGGGGTACGGGCTCAAGGGCAAGGGATCCTTGGGCTCCTTCCCGATGCCGCTGGGGCTGGCCCCCGGCGAGAAGGCCTGGCTGGTGCCGGGCCACCACGTGCTGCTGGTCGGCGAGGAGGCCGCCCGCCTGGAGCAGCTGGCCAAGGACGAAGGGGTCGGCCTCGCCGCCCTCGTCTACGCCGCCTTCGCCCTCACCGCCCGGGACCTGGCCGGCGCCCGGGCCTACCGCTTCCTCAACCCGGTGATCACCCGGGACACCCCGGAGCTCATGCTCGCCTCCGGCTGGCTGGTCAACCTCATCCCGATCCACGTCAAGGTCCGCCGCGACGACGACCTGCTCGGCACCGCGCTGCGGGTGCGCCAGGTCTTCGCCGACGCCAAGGTCGCCGCCCAGGTGCCCGTCGTGCGGGTCGTCCAGCTCCTGGGCAGCACCCTCGGGCTGGACCTGCAGGGCGACCGTCGCCCGCCGATCGTCTCCTACCTCGACGGCCGGAAGATCCCCGGCAACGAGACGTGGGTGGAGCGGGACTTCTACGGCCTCACCGGATCCGGCTACGACGACGACGTCAACGTCTGGGTCAACCGCACCGACGAGGACCTGCACGTCACCTGCTCGGTGCCGGACACCCCCGAGGCGGTGGCCAACGTGGCCCGCTTCTTCAGCCACGCCGGCGGGCTGCTGCGGGCGCTCGTCACCTGA
- a CDS encoding ABC transporter ATP-binding protein, which yields MTQQPAASTHDLRKVYGRGDAGVAALDGVDLEIESGRFTAIMGPSGSGKSTLMHCLAGLDSVTSGSVHIGDIDITRLKEKELTKLRRDRVGFVFQAFNLIPTLSAQENILLPLAIAGRSADPEWFDLVIDTVGLRERLKHRPSELSGGQQQRVACARALVSQPDIIFADEPTGNLDSTSGAEVLGFLRRSVDDFDQTIVMVTHDPVAASHTDRVLFLADGQIRDELHQPDRETVLERLVGLTAQPQPTGTA from the coding sequence ATGACCCAGCAGCCAGCTGCCAGCACCCACGACCTGAGGAAGGTGTACGGCCGCGGGGACGCGGGCGTCGCCGCCCTCGACGGTGTCGACCTCGAGATCGAGTCGGGCCGCTTCACCGCGATCATGGGGCCCTCGGGCTCCGGGAAGTCCACCCTGATGCACTGCCTCGCCGGGCTGGACTCGGTCACCTCCGGGTCCGTGCACATCGGTGACATCGACATCACCCGGCTCAAGGAGAAGGAGCTGACGAAGCTGCGCCGCGACCGGGTCGGGTTCGTCTTCCAGGCCTTCAACCTCATCCCGACCCTGTCCGCCCAGGAGAACATCCTGCTGCCCCTGGCCATCGCCGGCCGCAGCGCCGACCCGGAGTGGTTCGACCTGGTCATCGACACGGTCGGGCTGCGGGAGCGGCTGAAGCACCGCCCCAGCGAGCTCTCCGGCGGCCAGCAGCAGCGGGTCGCCTGCGCCCGTGCCCTGGTCAGCCAGCCGGACATCATCTTCGCCGACGAGCCCACCGGCAACCTCGACTCCACCTCGGGCGCCGAGGTGCTGGGCTTCCTGCGGCGCAGCGTCGACGACTTCGACCAGACCATCGTCATGGTCACCCACGACCCGGTGGCCGCCAGCCACACCGACCGGGTGCTCTTCCTCGCCGACGGACAGATCCGCGACGAGCTGCACCAGCCGGACCGGGAGACGGTGCTCGAGCGGCTCGTCGGGCTGACCGCCCAGCCCCAGCCCACCGGGACGGCGTGA
- a CDS encoding S1C family serine protease, whose protein sequence is MSDQHRPPEEPPSPGSRAHALEPGRTGPERTPGAFHEAPEHQTAPIPTFPAPGAGAPAPAFAVPTPTPPRRERRGRRVAELGAVAVLAAMLASGGTVAATTLLDDDSGATTTTTAAGDGSGASTVPVSDAANSAPDWDAVAETVSPSVVAIGVSGNGGEGEGSGVVWDEEGHVVTNAHVVDGAQQVSVTLADGVTYEAEVTGSDTSTDIAVLRLTDPPDELTPVTLGSSDQLTVGDAVMAIGNPLGLDGTVTTGIVSALDRPVATQASSEGQGQLQGQGTTVVTNAVQTSAAINPGNSGGALVDAAGRLIGINSSIASLGSSASSQSGSIGIGFAIPVDQVKLVADQLVESGTAEHAFLGVTPADGEAEVGSGSRTGARVEQVVDGSPAADAGLQEGDVITELDGKAVGGAESLVGLVRAEGVGTSVPVTYVRDGQEQTAQVTLVAADG, encoded by the coding sequence ATGTCGGACCAGCACCGCCCGCCGGAGGAGCCGCCCTCGCCCGGGTCCCGCGCGCACGCCCTCGAGCCGGGCCGGACCGGTCCCGAGCGCACGCCGGGCGCCTTCCACGAGGCGCCCGAGCACCAGACCGCGCCGATCCCCACCTTCCCCGCCCCCGGCGCCGGCGCCCCCGCTCCCGCCTTCGCGGTGCCCACGCCGACGCCGCCGCGACGGGAGCGTCGCGGACGGCGGGTGGCCGAGCTGGGCGCCGTGGCGGTGCTCGCCGCGATGCTCGCCAGCGGCGGCACCGTGGCGGCGACGACGCTGCTCGACGACGACTCCGGGGCGACCACGACGACCACCGCCGCGGGCGACGGCTCCGGCGCGTCGACCGTGCCGGTCTCCGACGCCGCCAACTCCGCCCCCGACTGGGACGCGGTCGCCGAGACCGTCTCGCCCAGCGTGGTGGCGATCGGCGTGAGCGGCAACGGAGGCGAGGGCGAGGGCTCCGGCGTCGTCTGGGACGAGGAGGGCCACGTGGTCACCAACGCGCATGTGGTCGACGGCGCGCAGCAGGTGAGCGTGACCCTCGCCGACGGGGTCACCTACGAGGCCGAGGTCACCGGCAGCGACACCTCCACGGACATCGCCGTGCTGCGCCTGACCGACCCGCCGGACGAGCTGACGCCGGTCACCCTCGGCTCCTCCGACCAGCTCACCGTCGGTGACGCGGTCATGGCGATCGGCAACCCGCTCGGCCTGGACGGCACGGTCACCACCGGCATCGTCAGCGCGCTGGACCGCCCGGTCGCAACCCAGGCCTCCAGCGAGGGTCAGGGCCAGCTGCAGGGGCAGGGCACCACCGTCGTGACCAACGCCGTGCAGACCTCCGCGGCGATCAACCCCGGCAACAGCGGCGGGGCGCTGGTGGACGCCGCCGGCCGGCTCATCGGCATCAACTCCTCGATCGCCTCGCTCGGCTCCTCCGCCTCCAGCCAGTCCGGCAGCATCGGGATCGGCTTCGCCATCCCGGTCGACCAGGTGAAGCTCGTCGCCGACCAGCTCGTGGAGAGCGGCACCGCCGAGCACGCCTTCCTCGGGGTCACCCCGGCCGACGGCGAGGCCGAGGTGGGCTCGGGCAGCCGCACCGGCGCCCGGGTCGAGCAGGTCGTCGACGGCAGCCCGGCCGCTGACGCCGGGCTGCAGGAGGGCGACGTCATCACCGAGCTGGACGGCAAGGCGGTCGGTGGCGCCGAGTCGCTCGTGGGTCTGGTGCGGGCCGAGGGCGTCGGCACGAGCGTGCCGGTGACCTATGTCCGCGACGGCCAGGAGCAGACCGCCCAGGTGACCCTGGTGGCCGCCGACGGCTGA
- a CDS encoding AMP-binding protein: MTAVNHNLTAAEASYIIEDCDARALVVSAGKAQVVDGLDVAVEHRLVYGGQITGYDDYEAAIEAAGTAPLPEQPHGDDLLYSSGTTGRPKGIKLPLPEIQVDEPGYRYVTIFGGLYGFDEDTVYLSPAPVYHAAPLRFGGVVHATGGTLVMMERFDAEGLLGAVERYRVTHTQMVPTMFVRLLKLDAQVRGGYDVSSLRCVVHAAAPCPVDVKRAMIDWLGPIIHEYYASTESNGATMIDSEQWLAHPGSVGLPLIGVPHVCDETGAVLPPGEVGTLYFEREELDGPSFAYHKDPEKTASTQHPEHPSWTTVGDLGYLDEEGYLYLTDRAAFMIISGGVNIYPQEIEDAFTLHPQVLDIGVVGMPDDEMGERVVAFVQVAEGSEPGESLREELVAHARTHLAGYKVPREFVFLEQLPRTPTGKMVNRELRTAYPGSS; encoded by the coding sequence ATCACCGCGGTCAACCACAACCTCACCGCCGCCGAGGCCTCGTACATCATCGAGGACTGCGACGCCCGCGCGCTGGTCGTCTCCGCCGGGAAGGCCCAGGTCGTCGACGGTCTCGACGTCGCGGTCGAGCACCGCCTCGTCTACGGCGGCCAGATCACCGGCTACGACGACTACGAGGCCGCCATCGAGGCCGCCGGTACCGCGCCCCTGCCCGAGCAGCCGCACGGCGACGACCTGCTCTACTCCAGCGGCACCACCGGCCGCCCGAAGGGGATCAAGCTGCCGCTGCCGGAGATCCAGGTGGACGAGCCGGGCTACCGCTACGTGACGATCTTCGGCGGCCTGTACGGCTTCGACGAGGACACCGTCTACCTCTCCCCGGCGCCGGTCTACCACGCGGCCCCGCTGCGCTTCGGCGGCGTCGTGCACGCGACCGGCGGCACGCTGGTGATGATGGAGCGCTTCGACGCCGAGGGGCTGCTCGGGGCGGTCGAGCGCTACCGGGTCACGCACACCCAGATGGTCCCGACGATGTTCGTGCGGCTGCTCAAGCTCGACGCCCAGGTGCGCGGGGGCTACGACGTGTCCTCGCTGCGCTGCGTCGTGCACGCGGCCGCCCCGTGCCCGGTGGACGTCAAGCGGGCGATGATCGACTGGCTCGGCCCGATCATCCACGAGTACTACGCCTCCACCGAGTCCAACGGCGCGACGATGATCGACAGCGAGCAGTGGCTGGCCCACCCGGGCTCGGTCGGGCTGCCGCTCATCGGGGTCCCGCACGTCTGCGACGAGACCGGGGCGGTGCTGCCGCCGGGCGAGGTCGGCACGCTCTACTTCGAGCGGGAGGAGCTCGACGGGCCCTCCTTCGCCTACCACAAGGACCCGGAGAAGACGGCCAGCACCCAGCACCCCGAGCACCCCAGCTGGACCACCGTCGGAGACCTCGGCTACCTCGACGAGGAGGGCTACCTCTACCTCACCGACCGGGCCGCCTTCATGATCATCTCCGGCGGCGTCAACATCTATCCGCAGGAGATCGAGGACGCCTTCACCCTGCACCCGCAGGTGCTCGACATCGGTGTCGTCGGGATGCCGGACGACGAGATGGGGGAGCGGGTCGTCGCCTTCGTCCAGGTGGCCGAGGGGAGCGAGCCGGGGGAGTCCCTGCGCGAGGAGCTGGTGGCGCACGCCCGCACCCACCTGGCCGGCTACAAGGTGCCCCGGGAGTTCGTCTTCCTCGAGCAGCTGCCGCGCACCCCGACCGGCAAGATGGTCAACCGCGAGCTGCGCACCGCCTACCCCGGGTCCTCCTGA
- a CDS encoding ABC transporter permease translates to MLRATFTSLMARKMRLLMSATAIILGTAFVAGSLIFTDTLGKTFDGIMEGSVGDVVVQEAGSSGSVEDMDVAATSTIDPALVDELAALPGAEQADGNVDAVGVFVVGEDGNVVGGQGAPALAFNWTDAPNQLGNQVLSLTSGRQPEGDGEVVIDDQTAERAGYQLGDEVPFVSSGSTPEFTAELVGTVEFGDGGLAGASISVFDTPTAQELFLDGEDVYTSVWVTTAEGTSQQELADAAAGLVPEGFEARAGEDVAGETQEATEESLSFITTFLLVFAGIALFVGSFLIINTFSILVAQRGRELALLRAIGASRRQVTRSVLIESLVVGLVGATVGLLVGILLAQGIKALFAQIGLDMSGSSLVIAPRTVVAAYLVGIIVTMLAAWIPARRAGRVPPVAAMRDEVEVSSRGPRVRLVLEVGVLLAGIAAFLVGLFVVDTRQVWWIGAGVVGIVLGASFLAAIVGRPVISGLGAIYRRLFGTVGTMAEQNTTRSPGRTAATASALMIGMTLVALMGVVSQSTKASVDKQIAESFRADYVLSNAVGQPFSPAITERAAEVEGVAEVSPERYLGAEIDDAESYGAAVDPSTYGEIQGIEMTEGSFTDLTDGGVLLSEDQRAGREVGDTVAVSLGGPARQLEVAGFYDADQATGWPFYLSLDGATALGAPEADNSAYVVLAEGVDQAAVADRLGALIEEQPLVTLKDQQSYADEQRGFIDQLLYIIYALLGLAIIIAILGIVNTLGLSVIERTREIGLLRAVGLSRRQLRRMIRLESVTIALLGAVLGIVIGVVAGVAIQRALVEDGITELAIPWGQLVAFVVAAGLVGVLAALLPARRAARMDVLEAISSE, encoded by the coding sequence ATGCTGCGGGCCACCTTCACCAGCCTCATGGCGCGCAAGATGCGCCTGCTCATGTCGGCGACCGCGATCATCCTCGGGACCGCCTTCGTCGCCGGCTCGCTGATCTTCACCGACACCCTCGGCAAGACCTTCGACGGCATCATGGAGGGCTCCGTCGGCGACGTCGTCGTCCAGGAGGCGGGCTCCTCGGGCTCGGTCGAGGACATGGACGTCGCCGCCACCTCGACCATCGACCCGGCCCTGGTCGACGAGCTGGCCGCCCTGCCCGGTGCCGAGCAGGCCGACGGCAACGTCGACGCCGTCGGCGTCTTCGTCGTCGGGGAGGACGGCAACGTCGTCGGCGGCCAGGGTGCCCCGGCGCTGGCCTTCAACTGGACCGACGCGCCGAACCAGCTCGGCAACCAGGTCCTGAGCCTCACCTCCGGCCGGCAGCCCGAAGGGGACGGCGAGGTGGTCATCGACGACCAGACCGCCGAGCGCGCCGGCTACCAGCTCGGCGACGAGGTCCCCTTCGTCAGCTCCGGCAGCACCCCGGAGTTCACCGCCGAGCTCGTCGGCACGGTCGAGTTCGGCGACGGCGGTCTCGCCGGCGCCTCGATCTCGGTCTTCGACACGCCCACCGCGCAGGAGCTCTTCCTCGACGGCGAGGACGTCTACACCTCGGTGTGGGTGACCACCGCCGAGGGGACCAGCCAGCAGGAGCTGGCCGACGCGGCCGCTGGCCTCGTGCCCGAAGGCTTCGAGGCCCGCGCCGGCGAGGACGTCGCCGGGGAGACGCAGGAGGCGACCGAGGAGTCGCTCTCCTTCATCACCACCTTCCTGCTCGTCTTCGCCGGCATCGCCCTCTTCGTCGGCTCCTTCCTCATCATCAACACCTTCAGCATCCTCGTCGCCCAGCGCGGCCGGGAGCTGGCGCTGCTGCGCGCGATCGGCGCCAGCCGCCGACAGGTGACCCGCTCCGTGCTCATCGAGTCCCTCGTCGTCGGCCTCGTCGGGGCCACCGTGGGTCTGCTCGTCGGGATCCTGCTGGCACAGGGGATCAAGGCGCTCTTCGCCCAGATCGGCCTGGACATGTCCGGCAGCTCCCTGGTCATCGCGCCGCGCACCGTGGTCGCCGCCTACCTCGTCGGGATCATCGTGACCATGCTGGCCGCGTGGATCCCCGCGCGGCGGGCCGGTCGGGTGCCGCCGGTGGCGGCGATGCGGGACGAGGTGGAGGTCTCCAGCCGCGGTCCCCGGGTCCGCCTGGTGCTGGAGGTGGGGGTGCTGCTCGCCGGCATCGCCGCCTTCCTCGTCGGCCTCTTCGTCGTCGACACCCGGCAGGTCTGGTGGATCGGGGCGGGCGTCGTCGGCATCGTCCTCGGTGCCTCCTTCCTCGCTGCGATCGTCGGTCGGCCGGTGATCAGCGGCCTGGGAGCGATCTACCGCCGTCTCTTCGGCACGGTCGGCACGATGGCCGAGCAGAACACGACGCGCAGCCCCGGCCGGACCGCGGCCACCGCCTCCGCCCTGATGATCGGGATGACCCTGGTGGCTCTCATGGGGGTGGTCAGCCAGAGCACCAAGGCGAGCGTGGACAAGCAGATCGCCGAGTCCTTCCGCGCCGACTACGTGCTCTCCAACGCCGTCGGCCAGCCGTTCTCACCGGCGATCACCGAGCGCGCCGCCGAGGTCGAGGGGGTCGCCGAGGTCTCGCCCGAGCGCTACCTCGGCGCCGAGATCGACGACGCCGAGAGCTACGGCGCGGCCGTGGACCCCTCGACGTACGGCGAGATCCAGGGCATCGAGATGACCGAGGGGAGCTTCACCGACCTGACCGACGGCGGGGTGCTGCTCAGCGAGGACCAGCGTGCCGGTCGCGAGGTCGGTGACACGGTGGCGGTGAGCCTCGGCGGCCCGGCGCGGCAGCTCGAGGTGGCCGGCTTCTACGACGCCGACCAGGCCACCGGGTGGCCCTTCTACCTCAGCCTCGACGGGGCGACCGCCCTCGGTGCTCCCGAGGCGGACAACTCCGCCTACGTCGTGCTGGCGGAGGGCGTCGACCAGGCGGCCGTCGCCGACCGGCTGGGCGCGCTCATCGAGGAGCAGCCGCTGGTGACGCTCAAGGACCAGCAGTCCTACGCCGACGAGCAGCGCGGCTTCATCGACCAGCTGCTCTACATCATCTACGCGCTGCTCGGGCTGGCGATCATCATCGCCATCCTCGGCATCGTCAACACCCTGGGCCTGTCGGTCATCGAGCGCACCCGGGAGATCGGCCTGCTGCGTGCGGTCGGGCTCTCCCGCCGCCAGCTGCGGCGGATGATCCGGCTGGAGTCGGTGACGATCGCGCTGCTCGGGGCCGTGCTCGGGATCGTCATCGGCGTGGTCGCGGGCGTGGCGATCCAGCGGGCCCTGGTCGAGGACGGGATCACCGAGCTGGCGATCCCGTGGGGCCAGCTCGTGGCCTTCGTCGTCGCCGCCGGCCTCGTCGGGGTGCTGGCGGCGCTGCTGCCGGCCCGTCGGGCGGCGAGGATGGATGTGCTGGAGGCGATCTCGAGCGAGTAG